The proteins below are encoded in one region of Sphingobacterium sp. R2:
- the recQ gene encoding DNA helicase RecQ produces MEIEKSLFDNLQDFFGFDTFKGDQEAIITSILQRRDTFVIMPTGGGKSICYQLPALMSEGTAIVISPLIALMKNQVDQLRAFGGEDSIAHFLNSSLNKSEITRVKDDVVAGKTKLLYVAPESLAKQENLEFLHQIKVSFVAVDEAHCISEWGHDFRPEYRKIRQVINEIGPNIPIIALTATATPKVQSDIRKNLQMNDAVLFKSSFNRSNLYYEVRPKKDVVKEIVRFIKTKSGKTGIVYCLSRKKVEEISEVLNLNGIKALPYHAGLDAKTRADTQDKFLMEDVEVIVATIAFGMGIDKPDVRYVIHHDIPKSMEGYYQETGRAGRDGGDGYCLAFYSEKDVEKLTKFMKDKPVAEREIGTQILKEVIDYSESAVCRRKQILHYFGENFDEQGCNNMCDNCRSAKEYFEAEESLRDVLGFIQEQGEKFDDHHVINVMMGQNNQPVSSYKHDEHRLFGKGKDKGVIYWKSLVRQAVLDNFIEKDIDHYGLLKLTDIGRHYIGNPYQLKFVLNRPIEGGDQTSSDDAGHGTGALDTVLLGMLKDLRKKIAKGKALPPFVIFQDPSLEEMCTHYPVSIDELKQIQGVGNGKAIKFGPPFIALIKAYVEENEIDRPVDLVIKSTANKSALKVSIIQNIDRKIALDDIASAKGITYEEILKEIETIVNAGTKININYFIDEIIDEDRQDEVYDYFKTAETDSINNALKELGGDDYSYEDLQLMRIKFLSELGN; encoded by the coding sequence ATGGAAATAGAAAAATCACTTTTCGACAATTTACAAGATTTTTTTGGTTTTGATACTTTTAAAGGAGATCAAGAGGCTATTATAACGAGTATCCTTCAGCGAAGAGACACGTTTGTAATTATGCCTACCGGGGGAGGGAAATCAATTTGCTACCAACTTCCTGCACTCATGAGTGAAGGGACTGCAATTGTCATCTCGCCGCTGATAGCTTTAATGAAAAACCAAGTAGATCAACTTCGTGCATTCGGTGGCGAAGACAGTATCGCTCATTTTTTGAATTCTTCTTTAAATAAGAGTGAGATCACAAGGGTTAAGGATGATGTAGTCGCTGGAAAAACCAAGTTGCTGTATGTTGCTCCTGAATCTCTTGCCAAGCAAGAAAATTTGGAATTTTTACATCAGATAAAAGTATCTTTTGTTGCTGTTGATGAAGCGCATTGTATTTCGGAATGGGGGCACGATTTCAGACCAGAATATCGTAAAATTCGCCAGGTAATTAATGAAATAGGGCCAAATATTCCAATTATCGCACTTACCGCTACCGCTACCCCGAAGGTGCAGTCGGATATTCGTAAAAATTTACAGATGAATGATGCTGTTTTGTTTAAATCATCATTTAATCGCAGTAATTTATATTATGAGGTAAGGCCCAAAAAAGATGTCGTTAAAGAGATTGTTCGTTTTATCAAAACTAAATCTGGAAAGACAGGCATTGTATACTGCTTAAGCCGTAAGAAAGTGGAGGAGATTAGCGAGGTTTTAAACTTAAATGGGATTAAAGCTTTACCTTACCACGCAGGATTAGATGCTAAAACCAGAGCGGATACACAGGATAAATTTCTGATGGAGGACGTTGAAGTGATTGTGGCGACAATTGCTTTCGGTATGGGAATTGACAAACCGGATGTTCGCTATGTGATTCATCACGATATCCCTAAATCTATGGAAGGATATTATCAGGAAACTGGGCGTGCTGGACGTGATGGGGGGGATGGTTACTGTTTGGCTTTTTACTCCGAAAAGGATGTGGAAAAACTCACTAAGTTTATGAAAGATAAACCTGTGGCTGAACGGGAGATTGGTACACAGATCTTAAAAGAAGTTATCGATTATTCCGAGTCTGCTGTTTGTCGTCGTAAACAGATCCTTCATTATTTCGGAGAAAATTTTGATGAACAGGGGTGTAATAACATGTGCGATAACTGCCGCTCCGCGAAGGAATATTTTGAGGCGGAGGAGTCATTGCGTGATGTACTTGGATTCATTCAGGAGCAGGGAGAGAAGTTTGATGATCATCACGTGATCAACGTAATGATGGGACAAAATAATCAACCGGTGTCTTCCTATAAGCATGATGAGCATCGCTTATTTGGAAAGGGGAAAGACAAAGGCGTTATCTATTGGAAATCTTTGGTTAGACAGGCTGTTCTGGATAATTTTATTGAAAAAGATATTGATCATTATGGTCTTTTAAAATTGACAGATATTGGTAGGCATTATATAGGCAATCCTTATCAATTAAAATTTGTCTTAAATCGTCCAATAGAAGGTGGTGACCAAACAAGTTCGGACGATGCGGGGCATGGTACAGGGGCATTAGACACGGTTTTGCTGGGCATGTTGAAAGACCTGCGGAAGAAAATAGCAAAGGGAAAAGCTTTACCTCCTTTTGTCATTTTTCAGGATCCTTCGCTCGAAGAGATGTGTACGCATTACCCAGTCAGCATAGATGAATTGAAACAGATTCAAGGTGTCGGGAATGGCAAAGCGATCAAATTTGGGCCGCCCTTTATTGCCTTGATCAAAGCGTACGTGGAGGAGAATGAAATTGACAGACCTGTGGATCTTGTCATTAAGAGTACAGCGAATAAATCGGCTTTAAAGGTATCTATCATTCAAAATATTGATCGTAAAATAGCTTTGGATGATATTGCTTCAGCTAAGGGCATTACTTATGAGGAAATATTGAAGGAAATTGAGACCATCGTAAATGCGGGTACCAAAATAAATATCAATTATTTTATTGACGAGATTATTGATGAGGATCGTCAGGATGAGGTGTATGACTATTTTAAGACGGCGGAGACTGATTCAATTAATAATGCATTGAAAGAACTTGGAGGCGATGACTATAGCTATGAGGATCTCCAATTGATGCGGATAAAATTTTTATCAGAGCTTGGCAATTAA
- a CDS encoding SIS domain-containing protein has translation MKNNYEIKNIAIQAIQEEAKAVAALAQYIDDDFVTIVNRILNLQGRVVVTGIGKSAIIAQKIVATLNSTGTPSIFMHAADAIHGDLGIIQQNDLIIAISKSGNTPEIKVLVPFLKQTKNVLIALVGNTASYLAKNADYILNTTVEKEACPNNLAPTSSTTAQLAMGDALAVVLQECRDFTDRDFAKYHPGGALGKKLYLRVGDLSDQNGKPSVQQQATVSDIIITITQFRLGAVAVLDGDRIVGIITDGDIRRMLEKHTDLGSVTAGDIMGKSPKIIDKNELAANALHIMRENNITQLLVSYKNDYDGIIHIQDLLKEGII, from the coding sequence GTGAAAAACAACTACGAAATAAAAAATATAGCTATTCAAGCTATTCAAGAAGAAGCGAAAGCAGTAGCTGCCTTAGCCCAATATATTGATGATGATTTTGTTACCATTGTTAATCGCATATTAAATCTACAAGGAAGGGTTGTCGTTACTGGGATTGGCAAAAGTGCTATTATTGCACAGAAGATAGTAGCGACCCTAAATTCGACTGGAACGCCATCAATCTTCATGCATGCAGCTGATGCTATTCATGGCGATCTCGGAATCATCCAGCAAAATGATTTAATTATTGCCATCTCAAAAAGTGGCAATACACCCGAGATTAAGGTGCTGGTTCCCTTTTTAAAACAAACAAAGAATGTATTGATTGCTTTGGTCGGAAATACAGCATCCTATTTGGCAAAAAATGCCGACTACATCTTGAACACCACGGTCGAAAAAGAAGCGTGCCCCAACAATCTGGCCCCCACCTCGAGTACAACGGCGCAATTAGCCATGGGTGATGCACTTGCTGTCGTATTACAGGAATGCCGAGATTTCACAGACAGAGATTTCGCGAAATATCATCCTGGCGGAGCATTAGGCAAAAAATTGTATTTAAGAGTGGGCGATCTGTCTGATCAGAATGGAAAACCTAGCGTCCAACAGCAGGCCACTGTCAGCGATATTATCATTACCATTACACAATTTAGACTGGGTGCAGTAGCTGTACTGGACGGTGACCGTATCGTTGGCATTATCACCGATGGCGATATAAGACGCATGTTAGAAAAACACACCGATCTCGGAAGTGTAACAGCCGGAGATATTATGGGAAAATCACCCAAAATCATCGATAAAAATGAACTCGCGGCAAATGCCCTTCATATCATGCGCGAAAATAACATCACGCAACTATTGGTATCCTACAAAAATGATTATGACGGCATTATTCACATTCAGGACCTACTTAAAGAGGGTATAATATAA
- a CDS encoding DUF1573 domain-containing protein, whose amino-acid sequence MKKYITILAVIISFIGFSSMQAGQGEFKFEKETHDFGKIPAGTPVSYNFKFSNTGSEPIIISNVVPTCGCSVAEFTKTPIKPGESGTIKVTYNAAAKAPFTKSFTVQSNTKTPVKTLYIKGIVE is encoded by the coding sequence ATGAAAAAGTATATAACAATTTTAGCAGTGATCATTTCCTTTATTGGTTTCTCGTCTATGCAGGCCGGCCAAGGGGAATTTAAATTCGAAAAAGAAACCCACGATTTTGGAAAAATACCGGCAGGCACACCCGTTTCGTATAATTTCAAATTTTCAAATACTGGTAGTGAGCCAATTATTATTTCAAACGTTGTCCCAACGTGTGGTTGTTCAGTAGCAGAATTCACAAAAACCCCAATTAAACCGGGTGAAAGCGGCACCATCAAAGTGACCTATAATGCAGCTGCCAAAGCTCCATTCACAAAGAGCTTTACCGTGCAATCGAATACCAAGACTCCTGTAAAAACCCTCTACATTAAGGGTATAGTGGAATAA
- a CDS encoding multidrug efflux SMR transporter, translating to MKYFYLFLAITAEIFATTFLKKSAGFTLIKPTIISIVGYIIAFYFLSITLKYLPVGISYAIWSGVGIVAITLVGMFLFKQIPDTAAIVGMVLIIAGVIVINLFSKMGTH from the coding sequence ATGAAGTACTTCTATTTATTTCTTGCTATAACTGCTGAGATCTTCGCAACAACTTTTCTCAAAAAGTCGGCAGGCTTTACGCTGATCAAACCAACGATTATCAGTATTGTCGGGTATATTATTGCATTCTACTTTTTAAGTATTACCCTGAAATACTTACCTGTGGGTATATCCTACGCAATTTGGTCAGGAGTTGGAATTGTAGCGATCACCCTGGTGGGTATGTTTTTATTTAAACAGATTCCCGATACAGCGGCCATTGTTGGTATGGTTTTAATCATCGCTGGAGTCATCGTTATCAATCTGTTTTCAAAAATGGGAACACATTAG
- the cmk gene encoding (d)CMP kinase, producing the protein MSGRHNFIIAIDGFSSCGKSTLAKSLAKKLKFAFIDSGAMYRAVTLYFIRHNIDLDDQETIESALKDIHIDFIPNAVKTEIHLNEEDISEEIRQMYISDKVSDVSAIKAVRVAMVAQQQKLGSRRNIIMDGRDIGTTVFPDADLKIFMTADPKVRAARRYLELTEKGEDVTLEEVVENLATRDRIDSTRAESPLRQADDAIVLDNSNLTPEQQLQFVEEEYLKARAAKTQA; encoded by the coding sequence ATGAGCGGGCGTCACAATTTCATTATTGCAATAGACGGATTTTCATCGTGTGGTAAAAGCACATTAGCCAAATCTTTAGCGAAAAAACTGAAATTTGCATTTATTGACAGCGGTGCAATGTATAGAGCCGTTACGCTCTATTTTATCCGTCATAACATTGACCTGGATGATCAAGAGACTATTGAAAGTGCGCTGAAAGATATTCATATTGACTTTATACCCAATGCAGTAAAAACGGAAATTCATTTAAATGAAGAGGATATCTCTGAAGAGATTCGTCAGATGTATATTTCGGATAAAGTGAGCGATGTGAGCGCAATTAAAGCCGTTCGCGTAGCCATGGTTGCGCAACAGCAAAAGCTGGGAAGCAGAAGGAACATTATTATGGATGGCCGGGATATAGGGACCACCGTTTTTCCCGATGCTGATCTCAAAATATTTATGACTGCTGATCCTAAAGTTCGGGCGGCGAGGCGTTACCTTGAATTAACTGAAAAAGGGGAAGATGTAACATTAGAAGAAGTCGTTGAAAATTTAGCGACACGTGACCGCATCGACAGTACACGCGCTGAAAGTCCATTACGCCAAGCAGATGATGCAATTGTATTGGACAATTCCAATTTAACGCCTGAACAGCAATTGCAATTTGTTGAAGAAGAATATTTGAAAGCGAGAGCCGCAAAAACTCAAGCATAA
- a CDS encoding DEAD/DEAH box helicase, whose product MSLEKLKLSKRLTATMTELGYLAPKEIQGRCISRILGGQDVIAIAPEGAGKTTTYVLTTLMKLKFTTDEAPKFLILAPNEERIDEIVEKFYQLSKNRDLRIIGLRASGSMEEEIGELVDGKDIVVATPNRARAIYLKLALNLNRIQTLIIDDAEEIIKQGMQTPVRELAESCGKVQHIIFSTVEHQKLYDMVDNFMNEDYAVIEVDELENDTVDTLDLFVYHVPNFTTKINLLNHLLQDKEVFQKVVVFVNTKLTAQKLASHLFSRNKEEIAVLNPLFYDDFGYEAIEDFKENSQSRVLIIARENTNDIDLSAIPFLFQFELPNEKEQFLNHLLKNEENEETVILTFATDLELPMVKKVEQAVGKRMDLLALPEDVSIYNSTADKKKKVNKEEDQTDISRGGAFHQKKESNAKTYNYGGGEKAKMTMKMKKK is encoded by the coding sequence GTGTCGTTAGAGAAACTAAAACTTAGCAAAAGATTGACTGCTACGATGACTGAACTCGGTTATCTGGCTCCAAAGGAAATTCAGGGTCGGTGCATTTCCAGAATTCTTGGTGGACAGGATGTTATTGCCATCGCTCCTGAAGGAGCTGGCAAAACCACAACTTATGTTTTAACCACTTTGATGAAGTTGAAATTCACAACAGATGAAGCTCCAAAGTTTTTGATCTTGGCGCCAAATGAAGAACGTATCGACGAAATTGTTGAAAAATTCTACCAACTGAGCAAAAATAGAGACCTTCGCATTATTGGATTACGCGCATCAGGCAGTATGGAAGAGGAAATTGGGGAATTAGTTGACGGAAAGGATATTGTTGTAGCTACACCAAATCGCGCTAGAGCGATTTATCTCAAACTAGCGCTAAATCTCAATCGAATTCAGACGTTAATTATCGATGATGCGGAAGAGATTATCAAACAAGGAATGCAAACACCCGTACGCGAATTGGCGGAAAGCTGTGGTAAAGTGCAACATATCATATTCAGTACGGTTGAACATCAGAAACTATATGACATGGTAGACAATTTCATGAATGAAGACTATGCCGTCATAGAGGTAGACGAACTTGAAAACGATACTGTTGACACCTTGGATTTGTTCGTATACCATGTCCCTAATTTCACAACAAAAATCAATTTATTAAATCATCTGCTGCAAGATAAAGAAGTATTTCAGAAAGTAGTAGTTTTTGTAAACACGAAACTTACGGCCCAAAAATTAGCCAGCCACTTGTTCAGCAGGAATAAAGAAGAAATTGCGGTACTCAATCCATTATTTTACGACGATTTCGGTTATGAAGCCATTGAAGACTTCAAAGAAAATAGTCAATCCCGTGTATTGATTATTGCGAGAGAAAACACAAATGATATTGATCTTTCCGCTATTCCATTCTTATTCCAATTTGAATTACCAAATGAGAAGGAGCAATTCTTAAATCATCTCCTCAAAAATGAAGAGAACGAAGAAACTGTAATACTAACCTTTGCGACAGACCTGGAATTACCTATGGTAAAAAAAGTCGAACAGGCCGTTGGTAAAAGAATGGACCTACTGGCGTTACCCGAAGATGTGTCCATATATAATTCGACCGCCGATAAGAAGAAAAAGGTGAATAAGGAAGAAGACCAAACAGATATTTCTCGTGGAGGAGCCTTTCACCAAAAGAAAGAAAGCAATGCTAAAACTTATAATTATGGCGGCGGTGAAAAAGCGAAAATGACCATGAAAATGAAAAAGAAATAG
- a CDS encoding pyridoxal phosphate-dependent aminotransferase has protein sequence MPVLSEKGLNMPASPIRKLTPYADQAKKEGKKIYHLNIGQPDIQTPEVMLNALKNIEFKVWAYTPSEGTASYRNKLAEYYNKLNYNIEPTDILVTNGGSEAITIAMQACLNEGEEIIIPEPFYANYNGFACSSDVVIKPIMSYIENGFALPSIAEFEKVITPKTKAICICNPNNPTGYLYSRAELEALRELCLKYDLYLFSDEAYREFCYDGREFISPMHLEGLENNVVIFDTVSKRYSACGARIGCIITKNKELYQTALKFAQARLSPSLEGQIAGEAAVDTPDSYFEAVSKEYTARRDTLVKGLNAIEGVYCPNPGGAFYVVAKLPIDHADRFCQWMLEEFSYNNETVMMAPATGFYSTAGAGINEVRLAYVLNQGDLNNALICLEKALEVYPGRTNS, from the coding sequence ATGCCAGTACTATCAGAAAAAGGGCTTAATATGCCTGCGTCACCAATCAGAAAACTGACGCCGTATGCTGATCAAGCAAAAAAAGAAGGTAAGAAGATATACCACCTTAATATCGGACAGCCTGATATCCAGACGCCTGAAGTTATGCTCAATGCTTTGAAAAATATAGAGTTCAAAGTTTGGGCCTATACGCCATCTGAAGGTACTGCTTCCTATCGGAACAAATTAGCTGAATATTATAATAAACTAAATTATAATATCGAGCCTACAGATATATTAGTAACAAACGGTGGTTCGGAAGCCATTACAATTGCAATGCAGGCCTGCTTGAATGAAGGCGAAGAAATTATTATTCCAGAACCATTCTACGCAAATTATAACGGTTTTGCCTGCTCCTCAGATGTAGTGATTAAACCCATCATGTCATACATTGAAAACGGATTTGCCCTCCCTTCTATCGCTGAGTTTGAAAAAGTAATTACGCCCAAAACCAAAGCGATCTGTATCTGCAACCCCAATAACCCGACGGGTTATCTTTATTCGAGAGCAGAATTAGAGGCTTTACGCGAGCTTTGCTTAAAATATGACCTTTACCTATTCTCGGATGAAGCTTATCGCGAATTCTGCTATGACGGTAGAGAGTTTATTTCTCCAATGCATTTAGAAGGGCTCGAAAACAATGTTGTTATCTTCGATACGGTATCAAAACGTTACTCTGCATGCGGTGCCCGCATTGGATGTATCATCACAAAAAATAAAGAATTATACCAAACCGCACTTAAATTTGCTCAAGCTCGCTTAAGCCCTTCTTTGGAAGGACAGATTGCAGGCGAAGCAGCTGTCGATACACCCGACAGCTATTTTGAAGCGGTGTCGAAGGAATATACAGCGCGCAGAGATACCCTCGTGAAAGGACTTAATGCCATTGAAGGGGTCTATTGCCCTAATCCTGGAGGAGCATTTTACGTCGTCGCCAAACTACCAATTGACCATGCAGACAGATTTTGCCAATGGATGCTGGAAGAATTTTCGTATAACAATGAAACAGTCATGATGGCTCCGGCTACGGGTTTCTACAGCACAGCGGGAGCTGGTATAAATGAAGTGAGACTCGCCTACGTACTGAATCAAGGTGATCTTAATAATGCCCTAATTTGTTTGGAAAAAGCACTTGAAGTTTATCCAGGACGAACAAATTCATAA
- a CDS encoding SGNH/GDSL hydrolase family protein, with translation MFSRIVLTVYLLLSFSAIKSQENYRWFSPLEDGHVQGRLANRKLSAFNRLPDELESQVRKPVWELGKNSAGFYIDFQTSAPEITVQYQVEGELNMPHMPTTAVSGVDLYAFDTAKKQWKWAYGNYDFSDTVSYKWKNIGRNEKFNYRLYLPLYNTVKWLRIGVPSTAKFSYTHTTPKKPIVVYGTSIGQGACTSRPGLAWTNQVGRAFEHEVINLCFSGNGRLEKPILNVMNSVDAACYVLDCIPNLAISKSLTEKQLDSLLVYAVTFLKKEHPETPIILTQHSSGNIEQVFNEDKNAEYQQSSRVLKATFNKLRSKGVRQLFLLSSQELNLDLNSTVDYAHPNDEGMERIANAYIKLLRKVLNYN, from the coding sequence ATGTTCTCAAGAATAGTGTTGACAGTATACTTACTGTTATCTTTTTCTGCTATCAAATCGCAAGAGAATTATCGTTGGTTTTCACCACTTGAAGATGGGCATGTACAGGGTAGATTGGCGAATCGTAAACTCTCTGCCTTTAACCGACTTCCGGATGAATTGGAAAGTCAAGTACGTAAACCTGTATGGGAACTTGGTAAAAATAGTGCGGGTTTCTATATCGATTTTCAGACATCTGCTCCCGAAATTACTGTTCAGTATCAGGTGGAGGGCGAGCTTAATATGCCACACATGCCAACAACTGCTGTCAGCGGCGTCGATCTTTACGCTTTTGATACAGCAAAAAAGCAATGGAAATGGGCGTATGGTAACTATGATTTTTCGGACACTGTCTCTTATAAATGGAAGAATATTGGTCGTAATGAAAAGTTTAATTATCGCTTATATCTTCCATTATATAATACAGTTAAGTGGTTAAGAATCGGTGTTCCAAGCACAGCTAAATTCTCCTATACGCATACTACTCCAAAAAAGCCAATTGTCGTCTATGGAACATCAATTGGCCAGGGGGCCTGTACCAGCCGGCCAGGTTTGGCTTGGACCAATCAAGTAGGACGTGCGTTTGAGCACGAGGTAATCAACTTGTGCTTCTCGGGTAATGGCCGACTGGAAAAGCCGATTTTGAATGTAATGAATAGCGTGGACGCAGCCTGTTATGTACTGGATTGTATTCCGAATCTCGCTATTTCGAAGTCTTTAACAGAAAAGCAGCTGGATTCTTTGTTGGTTTATGCGGTAACGTTTTTAAAAAAAGAACATCCTGAGACGCCTATTATTTTGACACAACACAGTTCTGGAAATATTGAACAGGTCTTTAATGAAGATAAAAATGCTGAATATCAGCAAAGCAGCCGCGTATTGAAAGCTACTTTCAACAAATTAAGGTCAAAAGGAGTTCGCCAGCTTTTTCTGTTATCGAGTCAAGAGCTTAATTTGGATCTGAACTCTACGGTTGACTACGCGCATCCAAATGATGAAGGGATGGAAAGAATTGCAAATGCTTATATTAAGTTGTTGAGAAAGGTTTTAAATTACAATTAA
- the kdsA gene encoding 3-deoxy-8-phosphooctulonate synthase, translating to MINKYIPEIKNGTSQNFFLMAGPCAIEGEEIALRIAEKIFTITDKLHIPYIFKGSYRKANRSRLDSFMGIGDEKALKILEKVGNTFGIPTVTDIHESHEAEMAAAYVDVLQIPAFLCRQTDLLVAAAKTNKVVNVKKGQFLSAGSMKFAVDKILESGNEKVFLTDRGNTFGYQDLIVDYRGIPEMRAFNVPTIMDCTHSLQQPNQTSGVTGGKPALIETIAKAAIAVGADGLFIETHPDPANAKSDGANMLHLDLLEGLMEKLIRVRQAIL from the coding sequence ATGATTAACAAATACATTCCTGAAATTAAGAACGGGACATCGCAGAATTTCTTTTTAATGGCGGGGCCTTGTGCGATTGAAGGAGAAGAAATCGCTTTGCGTATCGCTGAAAAGATTTTTACTATTACAGATAAACTTCATATTCCTTACATTTTTAAGGGGTCTTATCGTAAGGCCAATCGATCTCGCCTAGATTCCTTCATGGGTATTGGTGATGAAAAGGCATTGAAAATTTTGGAAAAGGTTGGTAATACCTTTGGGATTCCGACGGTGACGGATATTCATGAAAGCCATGAGGCAGAAATGGCTGCTGCATATGTTGATGTTCTTCAAATTCCAGCTTTTTTATGCCGGCAAACTGATTTGTTAGTTGCTGCGGCAAAAACAAATAAGGTCGTTAATGTCAAAAAAGGACAATTTTTGAGTGCCGGGTCCATGAAATTCGCAGTCGATAAAATTTTGGAATCAGGCAATGAAAAGGTTTTTTTAACTGATCGTGGCAACACATTTGGTTATCAGGATCTTATTGTAGATTATCGCGGAATTCCGGAAATGCGTGCTTTTAATGTGCCTACAATAATGGACTGCACACACTCTTTGCAACAGCCCAATCAGACGTCTGGTGTAACAGGAGGGAAGCCAGCTTTAATTGAAACAATAGCAAAAGCTGCAATTGCAGTAGGAGCTGACGGTCTATTCATCGAAACCCATCCCGATCCAGCAAATGCGAAGTCTGATGGAGCGAATATGTTGCATTTGGATTTGCTTGAAGGTTTGATGGAAAAACTGATACGAGTTAGACAAGCTATTTTATAG